In Bradyrhizobium erythrophlei, a single genomic region encodes these proteins:
- a CDS encoding class II aldolase/adducin family protein, translated as MSPAEARLKEVPSGMTEAEWGQRVNLAACYRLIAHYGWDDLVDTHISARVPGPEHHFLINPYGLMFDEITASSLVKVDLDGNLLSKTPYHINPAGFTIHSAIHEAREDAGCVIHLHTPDGTAVASCAEGLLPLNQTAQLVTYDLAYHDYEGIALDHDERPRLQRDLGNKNHMLLRNHGTLTVGRSVASAFERMFHLERACTMQVRTRMLGPSAYPVDADVIDKNTKLLDNPERQELRSTTLVWPPLLRKLDRLDPSYKN; from the coding sequence ATGTCGCCAGCGGAAGCACGCTTGAAGGAAGTACCGTCGGGAATGACGGAGGCCGAATGGGGCCAGCGCGTCAATCTCGCCGCCTGCTACCGCTTGATCGCCCATTATGGCTGGGACGATCTGGTCGACACCCATATCTCCGCACGGGTGCCGGGACCGGAGCATCACTTCCTGATCAACCCCTACGGTCTGATGTTCGACGAGATCACGGCTTCCAGCCTGGTCAAGGTCGACCTCGACGGCAACCTGCTCAGCAAAACGCCGTACCACATCAATCCGGCCGGCTTCACCATCCACTCGGCAATTCACGAAGCCCGCGAGGACGCCGGCTGCGTGATCCATCTGCACACGCCCGACGGCACGGCGGTCGCGAGTTGCGCCGAAGGCCTGCTGCCGCTCAATCAGACCGCACAGCTTGTGACCTACGATCTCGCTTATCACGACTATGAAGGCATCGCGCTCGATCACGACGAGCGCCCGCGCCTGCAACGAGATCTCGGCAACAAGAACCACATGCTGTTGCGCAACCATGGCACGCTGACCGTCGGCCGCTCGGTCGCATCAGCCTTCGAGCGCATGTTCCACCTCGAACGCGCCTGCACCATGCAGGTGCGCACGCGGATGCTGGGACCATCGGCCTATCCGGTCGATGCTGATGTCATCGACAAGAACACGAAGCTGCTCGACAATCCCGAACGGCAGGAACTGCGCTCGACCACGCTGGTCTGGCCGCCGCTGTTGCGCAAGCTCGACCGGCTGGACCCGAGCTACAAGAATTGA
- a CDS encoding M20/M25/M40 family metallo-hydrolase, producing the protein MPDAAQLQKVLDRIDADFDNSLTRLFALLRIKSISADPAFAGECKAAADHLAKDIASLGFASEVRPTDGHPAVVAKSNGKSGPGRPHALFYGHYDVQPVDPLNLWHRPPFEPVVTDHADGRKIIVGRGAEDDKGQLMTFVEACRAWKSVTGSLPLDLTIVIEGEEEVGSKNFVPFLEKNKADLAADYVLVCDTGMWDQNTPAITTSLRGLVYEEVKIKAANRDLHSGIFGGGAQNPIRVLTRILGGLFDDDGRITIPGFYDGVKDLPADILEQWRKLDLTPEKFLKPIGLSIPAGEKGRLLIEQISSRPTCDVNGIVGGYIGEGSKTVIPAEASAKVSFRLVEGQDPNKIRNAFRDYVSARLPGDCRAEFTDHSNAPAVALDWNMKPLAAARRALAEEWGKDAVLMGSGASIPIVADFKRTLGLDSLLVGFALDDDNIHSPNEKYDLRSFHKGIRSWARILAALAQ; encoded by the coding sequence ATGCCCGACGCCGCACAACTTCAAAAGGTTCTTGATCGCATCGATGCGGATTTCGACAACAGCCTGACGCGGCTGTTCGCGTTATTGCGGATCAAGTCGATTTCGGCCGATCCGGCTTTCGCCGGCGAATGCAAGGCGGCCGCCGATCATCTGGCGAAGGACATCGCCTCGCTCGGATTCGCAAGCGAGGTGCGGCCGACCGACGGGCATCCTGCCGTCGTCGCCAAATCGAACGGGAAATCGGGTCCCGGCCGGCCGCATGCCTTGTTCTACGGCCACTACGACGTGCAGCCCGTCGATCCCTTAAATCTCTGGCATCGTCCACCGTTCGAGCCCGTCGTGACCGACCACGCGGATGGACGCAAGATCATCGTCGGGCGCGGCGCGGAGGACGACAAGGGGCAGTTGATGACCTTTGTCGAGGCCTGCCGCGCCTGGAAGTCGGTGACGGGTTCGCTGCCGCTCGACCTCACCATCGTCATCGAGGGCGAAGAGGAGGTCGGCTCTAAAAATTTCGTTCCGTTCCTCGAAAAGAACAAGGCCGATCTTGCAGCGGATTATGTGCTCGTTTGCGACACCGGGATGTGGGACCAGAACACACCGGCGATCACGACCTCATTGCGAGGTCTCGTTTACGAGGAGGTAAAGATCAAGGCCGCCAACCGCGATCTGCACTCCGGCATTTTTGGCGGCGGCGCGCAAAACCCCATTCGCGTCCTGACCCGCATTCTCGGCGGTCTCTTCGACGATGACGGCCGCATCACCATTCCGGGCTTCTACGACGGCGTGAAGGATTTGCCCGCCGACATTCTGGAGCAGTGGCGAAAGCTCGATCTGACGCCGGAAAAATTTCTAAAACCCATCGGCCTGTCGATCCCGGCCGGCGAAAAGGGCCGCCTCCTGATCGAGCAGATCTCGTCGCGCCCGACCTGTGACGTCAACGGCATCGTCGGTGGCTACATCGGCGAGGGTTCCAAGACGGTGATCCCGGCGGAAGCGTCCGCCAAGGTCTCATTCCGCCTCGTCGAGGGGCAGGACCCTAACAAGATCCGCAATGCCTTCCGCGACTATGTCAGCGCGCGGCTGCCCGGCGACTGCCGTGCGGAATTCACCGACCATTCGAATGCGCCGGCGGTGGCGCTCGACTGGAACATGAAGCCGCTTGCGGCGGCGCGGCGCGCGCTTGCGGAAGAATGGGGCAAGGATGCGGTTCTGATGGGGTCGGGCGCCTCGATCCCGATCGTCGCAGACTTCAAGCGTACGCTGGGTCTGGACTCGCTTCTGGTCGGCTTTGCGCTCGACGATGACAACATTCATTCGCCGAACGAGAAGTACGACCTCAGGAGCTTCCACAAGGGTATTCGCTCCTGGGCGAGAATTCTCGCCGCGCTCGCGCAGTAG